Genomic DNA from Ruminococcus sp. OA3:
GACGAGACAGGCTGCGAAGTGATCGCAGTGACAATGGGCCCGCCACCTGCAGAAGGAATGCTGCGTGAGATCATGGCCCGCGGAGCAGATAAAGGAGTACTGATCTCTGCGCGTGAGTTCGGCGGATCCGATACATATGCAACATCCCAGATCATCGCAGCAGCGATCGAACATATGGGTCTTGAGAAAGACGATATTGTATTCTGCGGACGTCAGGCGATCGACGGAGACACTGCACAGGTAGGTCCTCAGATCGCAGAGAAGCTGAATCTGCCGCAGGTAACATACGCACAGAACATCTGTAAAGACGGGGACACACTGACAGTACAGCGTGCACTGGAAGACGGATATATGACGATCAAGGTACAGACTCCGTGTATGATCACATGCATCAAAGAGC
This window encodes:
- the acrB gene encoding acryloyl-CoA reductase electron transfer subunit gamma; amino-acid sequence: MKIIVCVKQVPDTSGKLAVNPDGTLNRASMETITNPDDLNAVEAALKLKDETGCEVIAVTMGPPPAEGMLREIMARGADKGVLISAREFGGSDTYATSQIIAAAIEHMGLEKDDIVFCGRQAIDGDTAQVGPQIAEKLNLPQVTYAQNICKDGDTLTVQRALEDGYMTIKVQTPCMITCIKELNEPRYMSIGGIYEAYEKPMEVFDYNTLKDSPLIDVNNIGLAGSPTNILTSFTPPQKGAGQMLEGADQETCDKLAGMLAEKHMI